The Cardiocondyla obscurior isolate alpha-2009 linkage group LG22, Cobs3.1, whole genome shotgun sequence genome includes a region encoding these proteins:
- the Vps28 gene encoding uncharacterized protein Vps28 isoform X2 — MSDSNKPSCSRYHEDASAHHDDKPKHVRSLNFGRSILDLDTIEQRQAQNRVLLVNENVSRIPCTEKEDYVRKWLEIHDRYDSPISSSPLETSKSPTSQKSPILYSGRKRPRGKIYINRNAAKKGLGDADRLEHSPSSASFEHRGHEDKNETQRCKNETQHTPLSIQNAIEKTSPVFKTNARYNFNRKKRKLQYEPENSVSLKYSELHNCQLAEKNIELMTECNDNFNNLREIPVDRDKLEEKLNTKAETVRKSADKCQGYKGTLLSPTLDRLSFADSSSDVTDKNDNIETDTSSSSKNKKHKKIIITPSSTNNSTNFIEDTDTQETMKTPPLSKVDKNLTPLKQHFTAWQIIIDDINETFCPEAEIAQDQSTYTSAKISEVLSLNKPTQKTHLSTQTDVIISTITTPSKKSPNRIIHAHLLDSGKKRRKPKKNSMVAKLQSLINAQISDIRIWRHRMSKNRDATSSRYISVFVRSSTKQFGTQFLEGVLLEDPYNLLQTRPKEPSRKNIIIMLVCDIVGTQAMSITQDRPELYEEVKLYKNAREREKHDNQADLYAVVNTLQHLEKAYIRDCVTPKEYTAACSKLLVQYRAAFKQVQSDQFPTIDSFTRAFRLDCPAALERIKEDRPITIKDDKGNTSKCIADIVSLFITLMDKLRLEIKAMDQLHPDLRDLMDTMNRLSILPSDFDGKEKVAEWLQTLDNMSASDELSDTQVRQLIFDLETSYNAFNKILHNS; from the exons ATGTCGGATTCCAACAAGCCGAGCTGCAGTCGTTATCACGAAGACGCGTCGGCGCATCACGACGACAAGCCCAAGCACGTGAGATCGTTAAATTTCGGGCGATCTATCCTTGATCTCGACACCATCGAGCAACGTCAGGCACAGAATCGCGTTCTCCTGGTCAACGAGAATGTCTCCCGCATACCGTGCACCGAAAAGGAAGACTACGTGCGCAAGTGGCTCGAAATTCACGACAGATACGACTCGCCTATATCGTCCTCTCCTCTAGAGACATCGAAATCTCCGACCTCCCAGAAATCGCCTATACTTTACAGTGGTAGGAAACGACCTAGAGGAAAGATCTATATAAATAGAAACGCTGCGAAGAAAGGTCTGGGTGATGCGGATCGCCTGGAGCACTCTCCAAGCAGTGCGTCATTTGAGCATCGTGGACATGAAGATAAGAATGAGACCCAGAGATGTAAAAACGAGACGCAACACACACCACTTAGTATACAAAATGCAATCGAGAAAACATCTCCTGTTTTTAAAACCAAtgcgcgatataattttaacagaaagaaaagaaaattgcagtATGAACCAGAGAATAGTGTTTCTCTGAAGTATTCAGAGTTACACAACTGCCAGCtcgcagaaaaaaatatagaattgATGACAGAATGCAATGATAATTTCAATAATCTGAGAGAAATACCTGTAGATCGTGATAAactagaagaaaaattaaataccaaAGCTGAAACAGTAAGGAAAAGTGCAGATAAATGTCAGGGATACAAAGGGACACTTTTGTCACCAACACTGGATAGATTGAGTTTTGCTGACAGTTCAAGTGATGTCACTGATAAAAATGACAACATAGAAACGGATACAAGCAGTAGCagcaaaaataagaaacataAGAAGATTATAATAACTCCTAGCAGTACAAACAATTCGACTAATTTTATAGAGGACACTGATACCCAGGAAACAATGAAAACACCACCACTTTCAAAGGTGGATAAAAATCTGACTCCTTTGAAGCAACATTTCACAGCCTGGCAAATAATTATCGACGATATAAATGAAACTTTTTGCCCGGAAGCAGAAATAGCGCAGGATCAAAGTACATATACATCTGCAAAGATCTCTGAAGTACTGTCTTTAAATAAACCCACGCAAAAGACTCATCTGTCAACCCAAACTGATGTCATTATTAGTACAATAACAACACCGTCGAAAAAATCTCCGAATAGAATTATACACGCGCATCTCTTGGACTCCGGGAAAAAACGTCGCAAACCTAAGAA AAACAGTATGGTTGCGAAACTGCAGTCTTTGATCAACGCGCAAATATCCGACATACGTATATGGCGTCACAGGATGAGCAAGAACCGCGACGCCACATCATCACGATACATCAGCGTATTTGTACGTAGTTCTACGAAGCAATTCGGTACTCAATTTTTGGAAGGTGTGCTGCTCGAGGATCCTTACAATCTCTTACAAA CCCGACCGAAGGAGCCTTCGCGCAAgaacataataattatgctAGTTTGTGATATAGTAG GTACTCAAGCGATGTCGATTACTCAAGATCGACCGGAATTATACGAAGAAGTTAAGCTCTATAAGAACGccagggagagagagaagcatGACAACCAGGCGGATCTTTATGCCGTGGTAAATACGTTGCAACATTTGGAAAAGGCTTATATCAGAGATTGCGTCACGCCAAAAGAATACACGGCAGCATGTAGCAAACTATTGGTGCAATACAGAGCGGCATTTAAGCAG GTACAAAGCGATCAGTTTCCAACAATTGACTCTTTTACCAGAGCATTCCGTTTGGATTGCCCTGCTGCACTCGAGAGAATCAAAGAAGACAGACCTATCACAATTAAAGACGACAAAGGCAACACCTCCAAATGCATCGCCGATATCGTTTCGCTGTTTATCACGCTTATGGATAAATTGCGACTGGAAATAAAAGCCATGGATCAACTGCACCCGGATCTAAGAGATCTCATGGATACCATGAATCGCCTGAGTATACTACCGAGTGACTTTgatggcaaagaaaaagttgCCGAGTGGCTGCAGACGCTTGATAATATGTCCGCCTCTGACGAATTGTCGGATACTCAAGTCAGGCagttaatatttgatttagaAACGTCCTATAATGCTTTTAATAAGATACTCCATAactcttaa
- the Vps28 gene encoding vacuolar protein sorting-associated protein 28 homolog isoform X1 translates to MSITQDRPELYEEVKLYKNAREREKHDNQADLYAVVNTLQHLEKAYIRDCVTPKEYTAACSKLLVQYRAAFKQVQSDQFPTIDSFTRAFRLDCPAALERIKEDRPITIKDDKGNTSKCIADIVSLFITLMDKLRLEIKAMDQLHPDLRDLMDTMNRLSILPSDFDGKEKVAEWLQTLDNMSASDELSDTQVRQLIFDLETSYNAFNKILHNS, encoded by the exons ATGTCGATTACTCAAGATCGACCGGAATTATACGAAGAAGTTAAGCTCTATAAGAACGccagggagagagagaagcatGACAACCAGGCGGATCTTTATGCCGTGGTAAATACGTTGCAACATTTGGAAAAGGCTTATATCAGAGATTGCGTCACGCCAAAAGAATACACGGCAGCATGTAGCAAACTATTGGTGCAATACAGAGCGGCATTTAAGCAG GTACAAAGCGATCAGTTTCCAACAATTGACTCTTTTACCAGAGCATTCCGTTTGGATTGCCCTGCTGCACTCGAGAGAATCAAAGAAGACAGACCTATCACAATTAAAGACGACAAAGGCAACACCTCCAAATGCATCGCCGATATCGTTTCGCTGTTTATCACGCTTATGGATAAATTGCGACTGGAAATAAAAGCCATGGATCAACTGCACCCGGATCTAAGAGATCTCATGGATACCATGAATCGCCTGAGTATACTACCGAGTGACTTTgatggcaaagaaaaagttgCCGAGTGGCTGCAGACGCTTGATAATATGTCCGCCTCTGACGAATTGTCGGATACTCAAGTCAGGCagttaatatttgatttagaAACGTCCTATAATGCTTTTAATAAGATACTCCATAactcttaa